The bacterium nucleotide sequence ATATTGTCATTGGTTTAGCCGTTACTGTTTTAATTGTTGCCATTGCTATAAGGATATATGAAAAATATGGAACTTTCGATATTACCAAAATCAGGAGATTACGAGGATAAACGATGAATCTGGCGTCATTACCTGTTACCCATAATCTATTACCCTTGTTTGTGGCTATTCCGCTGGGTTCTGCTTTTTTGGTTTCCCTTTTAGGAAAAAGGGTAAAAGGATTTTCTGATACTTTTTCCAATGTAGCTACTTTTTCTTTGCTTTCCATATCTTTGCTTTCTCTCCTATTAGTTAAGCATTCTGGAACTGTCGTCTATAAGGTCGGTGGATGGATACCGCCTATTGGAATCTGTATGGTCTTGGATGGTTTGACCAGTTTTATGTTGGTCACAATTAACCTGATTGCATTTTTAGTTACCATTTATTCAATAAGTTATATGGAAAGATATACAGCTAAATGGAAGTTCTATACTCTATTCTTATTGATGCTCGCCGGCATGAATGGAGTAATCGTTACCGGGGATATGTTTAATCTATTTGTTTTTTTAGAAATTGCTTCTATTTCAAGTTATGCCCTGGTTGCTTTCGGAGTAGAGCACGAAGAGTTAGAGGCTTCTTTTAAATATATGGTAATGGGAATTATGGCGTCGCTATTTATTCTGTTAGGGATCGCGTTTCTGTATAGTCTCACATCTACTTTAAATATGGCTGATATAAGCCGCACCTTGG carries:
- a CDS encoding NADH-quinone oxidoreductase subunit K — translated: IVIGLAVTVLIVAIAIRIYEKYGTFDITKIRRLRG